From the genome of bacterium:
TCCTTCCAGCATGTACTGGAAGCGAATCTTTTCGGGGTTCGTAAAGCTCAATGCAGTGAAATGAAATTCCAGTCTCCCATCACCGGGAGGAAGAGAGAACGATTTAAGATCGTTTGTTAACAGGATGGTTTTATCATCATCTACTACAAGTTGCTCCAGGTGTACTGGAGGAGCCTGACAGTTAAGAGGAAGGTGATTCGGATCAATGCGGACGAGACCTTTGGCCGTAGGAAACCACAACTTCCCATCATGCGACTTCCAGCCGGCCGGCTGTTGGCCACCATTACACTCGACATTCCTCATGCCGTCCGATTTTCCGTAAATGACAGAATGAATCGTAGCGGTCCTCGAATCTGCAAAGTCATTCAGCTCCTTCTTGCTTACACGAAATATTCCTTCGTTCGAGCTCATCCATAGATTTTGCCGATCGTCTTCGAGGATTCGATAAATCGAGTCTTGATGCAGGCCGTGCGCCGTTGTGTATTGCGTGAATTTGCCGTTGCCATAACGGATCAAACCGCCTTCATAAGTCCCAATCCAAAGCATTCCTTCGCGGTCGGCATGAAGCGAAATCACAACATTACTTGGAAGTCCGTGCTCAGTGGGGATTTTTCCGTTTTGAAACTGCACGATTCCTTTTCCGGCGATCGCAGCCCAGATGCTTCCATCAGCAGATTCTACGATTGCGGAAATGGGTTGGCGCTTTTTGGACGTGTAAACGCTCTGGAACTTGCCCTCATGATAACGGCTGATGCCGCTCAGCGTGCCAATCCACAAAGCATTGCTGCTATCTTCGAAAACTGCGAGAACGATGTCTCCGGAAAGTCCCTCTTTTGTTGTGAAGTTAGTAAAACGGCCATTTTGAAAACGGGAAAGTCCTGCGCTCGTGCCAACCCATAATGCTCCCTGATGATCTCCCCACAACGAGAGAACCTCACTGTTCGGCAATCCATCTTTTTTTGTGAAGGATGACAACTTTCCATTCTCATAGCGATCCAGTCCCTGCGTCGAACCGGTCCAGAGAATCCCGTTCCGGTCTTCGTATACACAAAAAATCGAATTTTGCGAGAAACCTTCCTCTGCAGAAAAAGAGGTGATAGCGCCGTCGCGAAAACGATTCAGACCACCGCCTTGCGTGCCGACCCATAAATTCCCTTCTGCGTCTTCCACTATG
Proteins encoded in this window:
- a CDS encoding histidine kinase, yielding MDTFDTREGLSEDQVTSIVEDAEGNLWVGTQGGGLNRFRDGAITSFSAEEGFSQNSIFCVYEDRNGILWTGSTQGLDRYENGKLSSFTKKDGLPNSEVLSLWGDHQGALWVGTSAGLSRFQNGRFTNFTTKEGLSGDIVLAVFEDSSNALWIGTLSGISRYHEGKFQSVYTSKKRQPISAIVESADGSIWAAIAGKGIVQFQNGKIPTEHGLPSNVVISLHADREGMLWIGTYEGGLIRYGNGKFTQYTTAHGLHQDSIYRILEDDRQNLWMSSNEGIFRVSKKELNDFADSRTATIHSVIYGKSDGMRNVECNGGQQPAGWKSHDGKLWFPTAKGLVRIDPNHLPLNCQAPPVHLEQLVVDDDKTILLTNDLKSFSLPPGDGRLEFHFTALSFTNPEKIRFQYMLEGLDRKWIDAANKRVAYYTNINPGSYTFRLKAANADGIWNETGAQLPLHLQPHFYQAYWFYTLCALAFFYTGFQIHRYRLRRALQMEQIRTRIATDLHDDIGAGLTQIAILSEVLQQRTAFDDGTSRNESLARIADSSRELIDSMSDIVWAVDPKKDKILDLVLRMRRFANDVLSGRNIAFTFESDGLQEQRELDPEMRKHIYLIYRESLNNLVRHSECKKTAISLRSEHNELILTVRDNGKGMDFSQSQDDRGGHGIRSMRQRAKEIGAKLDITSSSSEGTTILLRVPLR